The following coding sequences are from one Brooklawnia cerclae window:
- the pduL gene encoding phosphate propanoyltransferase — MSQLDAGALVEEITSKVIARLQILQDPAQIVLGVSNRHVHLSHDDLKTLFGLDELALYRKVRQPGEFAAEQFVTVHGPKKSFQKVRVMGPCRAKSQVELSRTDCYTLGVKAPVLQSGHLDEAAPIDIEGPLGRIHLEHGALVAARHVHMSPSGARELGLADQDTVSVEFGGLRGGRLDNFIIRVKDDFIPEIHLDTDEANGIGALQGDFGRLIKE, encoded by the coding sequence GTGTCGCAGTTGGACGCGGGCGCGCTCGTCGAGGAGATAACCAGCAAGGTCATCGCGCGCCTGCAGATCCTGCAGGATCCCGCGCAGATCGTGCTGGGGGTCTCGAATCGGCACGTCCACCTCAGCCACGACGACCTCAAGACACTCTTCGGGCTCGACGAGCTGGCCCTCTACCGCAAGGTCCGCCAGCCCGGTGAGTTCGCCGCCGAACAGTTCGTGACCGTGCACGGCCCCAAGAAGAGCTTCCAAAAGGTACGCGTGATGGGGCCGTGCCGCGCGAAGAGCCAGGTGGAACTGAGCCGCACCGACTGCTACACCCTCGGGGTGAAGGCGCCGGTCCTCCAGTCCGGGCACCTCGACGAGGCCGCTCCGATCGACATCGAGGGTCCCCTCGGCCGGATTCATCTCGAGCACGGTGCGCTGGTCGCGGCCAGGCACGTCCACATGTCGCCCAGCGGCGCTAGGGAGCTCGGGCTCGCCGACCAGGACACGGTCTCGGTGGAGTTCGGCGGCCTGCGCGGCGGGCGGCTGGACAACTTCATCATCCGTGTGAAGGACGACTTCATCCCCGAGATCCACCTCGACACCGACGAGGCCAACGGCATCGGTGCCCTGCAAGGAGATTTCGGGAGGCTGATCAAGGAGTGA
- a CDS encoding flavoprotein, with amino-acid sequence MTETELKTLIRQAIADLLAPRPRRALVVFTGGLLGFEDALDSLRRLASTGVTLEYVQTPSARHVLDQDAIKGLGLAEAAPHAYGRNTMLIAPTLTSNIAAKVAHGVADCLASNLISDFIMNNRLVVASRTPVCPDGAAKRALFPQMPPAYADLLRGNLTALASFGVHLCNAGTLCRTAIAAWEARDRADRGPLLAALGTSAEGLSAARALSQGDPHTAHEPVAASPTSAPAAPRSPSPVTAVPAGVVVCDLGLISQQEIRQLEPGVELRVPASAKVTPLARDLASQRSIRISREA; translated from the coding sequence ATGACCGAAACTGAACTGAAGACCCTGATCCGCCAAGCGATCGCCGACCTGCTGGCGCCCCGGCCACGCCGGGCGCTCGTCGTGTTCACCGGCGGCCTGCTCGGCTTCGAGGACGCTCTCGACAGCCTGCGCCGGCTGGCGTCCACCGGCGTCACGCTGGAGTACGTACAGACACCCAGCGCACGCCACGTCCTCGATCAGGACGCCATCAAGGGGCTCGGCCTGGCCGAAGCCGCCCCCCACGCCTACGGGCGCAACACGATGCTCATCGCCCCCACGCTGACCTCCAACATCGCCGCCAAGGTCGCCCACGGTGTCGCGGACTGCCTGGCCAGCAACCTGATCAGCGACTTCATCATGAACAACAGGCTGGTGGTGGCCTCGCGCACCCCGGTCTGCCCGGACGGCGCGGCCAAGCGCGCGCTGTTCCCGCAGATGCCACCGGCCTACGCCGACCTCCTGCGCGGCAACCTGACGGCGCTCGCGTCCTTCGGCGTGCACCTGTGCAACGCCGGCACGCTGTGCCGCACCGCCATCGCGGCCTGGGAGGCCCGCGACCGCGCCGATCGCGGGCCCTTGCTCGCCGCCCTCGGGACCTCGGCCGAAGGGCTCAGTGCAGCCAGGGCCCTCTCGCAGGGGGATCCGCACACCGCGCATGAACCTGTGGCCGCTTCCCCCACGTCGGCGCCCGCCGCACCCCGGAGCCCGAGCCCCGTGACCGCGGTGCCGGCCGGCGTGGTGGTCTGCGACCTCGGCCTGATCAGCCAGCAGGAGATCCGGCAGCTGGAACCCGGGGTGGAACTGCGCGTCCCGGCATCGGCCAAAGTGACCCCGCTGGCGCGCGACCTCGCGTCCCAGCGCTCGATTCGAATCTCACGGGAGGCCTGA
- a CDS encoding BMC domain-containing protein produces the protein MSEALGLIETKGYIGAVEAADAMVKAANVVLIGYQKVGAGLVTVMVRGDVGAVKAAVDAGAAAAANVGEELVSKHVIPRPHNDVEQLLPKQA, from the coding sequence ATGAGCGAAGCACTCGGTCTCATCGAGACGAAGGGCTACATCGGGGCCGTGGAGGCGGCCGATGCGATGGTCAAGGCCGCCAACGTCGTGCTGATCGGCTACCAGAAGGTGGGCGCCGGTCTGGTGACCGTCATGGTCCGGGGCGATGTCGGCGCGGTCAAGGCCGCTGTCGACGCCGGTGCTGCCGCTGCGGCCAATGTCGGCGAGGAACTCGTCAGCAAGCACGTGATCCCGAGGCCGCACAACGACGTCGAGCAGCTGCTGCCGAAGCAGGCCTGA
- a CDS encoding propanediol/glycerol family dehydratase medium subunit produces MDENTLRRIIEEVIEEFVGSSAAPSATATAVATAPVPQQGSELVITEEGPAKKGTTPREVVIALAPAFGGKMTKTITGIPHADVLREICAGIEEEGLSYRFIRAFRTADVGFIAHDAAEYSGSGIGIGIQSRGTTVIHQADLPPLSNLELFPQAPLIDLETFRAIGRNAAKYAKGESPEPVPVRNDQMARPTYQAIAALMHIKEVQLTDPKKPIQALRVEYR; encoded by the coding sequence ATGGACGAGAACACACTCCGCCGCATCATTGAAGAGGTCATCGAGGAGTTCGTCGGCAGTTCGGCGGCCCCGTCCGCGACGGCCACCGCTGTGGCCACCGCCCCGGTGCCGCAGCAGGGTTCCGAACTGGTGATCACCGAGGAGGGCCCGGCCAAGAAGGGCACCACTCCCCGTGAGGTCGTCATCGCGTTGGCTCCCGCCTTCGGCGGCAAGATGACCAAGACGATCACCGGTATCCCGCATGCCGACGTGCTTCGCGAGATCTGCGCCGGCATCGAGGAAGAGGGACTGAGCTACCGGTTCATCCGCGCCTTCCGCACCGCCGACGTCGGTTTCATCGCCCACGACGCCGCCGAGTACTCCGGCTCGGGAATCGGGATCGGTATCCAGTCGCGCGGCACCACGGTCATCCACCAGGCTGACCTTCCGCCGCTGTCGAACCTCGAACTGTTCCCCCAGGCTCCGTTGATCGATCTGGAGACCTTCCGTGCGATCGGCCGCAATGCCGCCAAGTACGCCAAGGGAGAATCGCCCGAGCCCGTTCCGGTGCGCAACGACCAGATGGCCCGGCCCACGTACCAGGCGATCGCCGCGCTGATGCACATCAAAGAGGTCCAGTTGACCGATCCCAAGAAGCCCATCCAGGCCCTGCGGGTCGAGTACCGATAG
- the pduB gene encoding propanediol utilization microcompartment protein PduB: protein MANEELVNQILAAVMKKVDGAPAPAAPPAPAPARVLSGAAPAATEFVGTTALGDTIGLVIANVDPQIHELMKFDPKYKSIGIIGDRTGAGPQIFAADEGVKATNTEILSIELARDTKGGAGHGSLIIFGAEDVSDARRAVEVTLGEVERTMGDVYGNEAGHLEFQYTARASHALNKAFGAPIGKAFGITVGAPAAIGVVLADTAVKASTIDVIGYSSPAHGTSYSNEVISTFTGDSGAVRQAIVAAREVGLKLLGAMGATPTSTTTPYI from the coding sequence ATGGCAAATGAAGAACTGGTCAACCAGATTCTGGCGGCCGTCATGAAGAAGGTCGACGGCGCTCCCGCGCCCGCGGCCCCGCCGGCCCCCGCCCCTGCGAGGGTCCTCTCCGGCGCCGCGCCCGCGGCGACCGAGTTCGTCGGCACCACGGCACTGGGTGACACCATCGGACTGGTGATCGCGAACGTCGATCCCCAGATCCACGAACTGATGAAGTTCGATCCCAAGTACAAGTCGATCGGCATCATCGGCGACCGCACCGGCGCGGGCCCGCAGATCTTCGCCGCCGACGAAGGTGTCAAGGCGACCAACACCGAGATCCTCTCGATCGAGCTCGCCCGTGACACCAAGGGCGGCGCCGGCCACGGCTCGCTGATCATCTTCGGTGCCGAGGACGTCTCGGACGCCCGCCGGGCCGTCGAGGTCACCCTCGGCGAGGTCGAGCGGACGATGGGCGACGTCTACGGGAACGAGGCCGGACACCTGGAGTTCCAGTACACCGCCCGCGCCAGCCACGCGCTCAACAAGGCGTTCGGCGCCCCGATCGGCAAGGCCTTCGGCATCACCGTCGGCGCCCCTGCCGCGATCGGCGTCGTCCTGGCCGATACGGCCGTGAAGGCGTCGACCATCGACGTCATCGGCTACTCCAGCCCGGCCCACGGCACGAGCTACTCCAACGAGGTGATCTCCACCTTCACCGGCGATTCCGGTGCCGTCCGGCAGGCCATCGTGGCCGCCCGTGAGGTCGGCCTGAAACTGCTCGGGGCCATGGGGGCCACCCCGACCTCGACCACCACTCCGTACATCTGA
- a CDS encoding propanediol/glycerol family dehydratase large subunit, with translation MRSKRFEALDARPVNQDGYVTEWPEVGLIAVDAPSDPKPSIKIENGKIVELDGKKRADFDMLDTFIADYGIRLDGAEQVNATDSVELAQKMVDFRVPRSEVVKLTTAMTPAKITEVVNSMTVLEMMMAVTKMRSRLFPANQAHVTNVRDNPVQIAADAAEGSLRGFAEEETTVGIVRYAPFNAISILVGSQVGRPGILTQCSVEEATELALGMRGFTAYAETVSVYGTEQVFMDGDDTPWSKAFLASCYASRGLKMRFTSGTGSEVQMGFAEGKSMLYLEARCLYVAKGAGSQGIQNGSVSCVGVPAAVPGGIRAILAENLIAVSLDLECASSNDQTFTHSDLRRVARTLMQFVPGTDFICSGYSSTPNYDNMFAGSNWDADDYDDWLIIQRDLKVDGGLVPVLEDDVVRVRNKAAKAIQAIFRELGFPEVTDAEVEAATYARGSEDMPKRNVVEDLKATDELMKRGLTGVDVVKALSRAGFDDVAHSVYNLLRQRVAGDYLHTAAIFDENFHVMSSVNYPNDYQGPKTGYQISEERWTKLKTIRQAISPESI, from the coding sequence GTGAGAAGCAAGCGTTTCGAAGCACTCGACGCCCGCCCGGTCAATCAGGACGGGTATGTCACGGAATGGCCTGAGGTCGGACTGATCGCGGTCGACGCACCGAGCGATCCCAAGCCGTCGATCAAGATCGAGAACGGCAAGATCGTCGAACTGGACGGCAAGAAGCGTGCCGACTTCGACATGCTCGACACCTTCATCGCCGACTACGGCATTCGCCTGGACGGCGCCGAACAGGTCAACGCGACCGACTCGGTCGAGCTGGCCCAGAAGATGGTCGACTTCCGGGTGCCACGGTCCGAGGTGGTCAAGCTCACCACGGCCATGACGCCGGCGAAGATCACCGAGGTCGTCAACAGCATGACCGTGCTGGAGATGATGATGGCCGTCACCAAGATGCGCTCTCGTCTGTTCCCGGCCAACCAGGCGCACGTCACCAACGTGCGCGACAACCCGGTGCAGATCGCGGCGGACGCGGCCGAAGGCTCCCTGCGAGGCTTCGCCGAGGAAGAGACCACCGTCGGCATCGTCCGGTACGCGCCGTTCAACGCCATCTCCATCCTGGTCGGCTCGCAGGTGGGGCGCCCCGGCATCCTCACCCAGTGTTCGGTCGAAGAGGCGACCGAACTCGCGCTCGGCATGCGCGGCTTCACCGCGTACGCCGAGACGGTGTCGGTCTACGGCACCGAGCAGGTGTTCATGGACGGCGACGACACGCCGTGGTCGAAGGCCTTCCTGGCTTCCTGCTACGCGTCCCGTGGCCTGAAGATGCGGTTCACCTCGGGCACCGGATCCGAGGTCCAGATGGGCTTCGCCGAGGGCAAGTCGATGCTCTACCTGGAGGCTCGCTGCTTGTACGTCGCCAAGGGCGCCGGCTCGCAGGGCATCCAGAACGGCTCGGTCTCCTGCGTCGGGGTTCCGGCGGCCGTTCCCGGTGGGATCCGCGCGATCCTGGCCGAGAACCTGATCGCGGTGAGCCTCGACCTCGAGTGCGCATCGTCCAACGACCAGACGTTCACCCACTCCGACCTGCGCCGCGTCGCCCGCACGCTGATGCAGTTCGTGCCCGGCACGGACTTCATCTGCTCCGGGTACTCGTCCACACCGAACTACGACAACATGTTCGCCGGTTCCAACTGGGACGCCGACGACTACGACGACTGGCTGATCATCCAGCGCGACCTCAAGGTCGACGGCGGCCTGGTGCCGGTGCTCGAGGACGATGTCGTGCGCGTCAGGAACAAGGCGGCCAAGGCGATCCAGGCGATCTTCCGTGAACTCGGGTTCCCCGAGGTCACCGATGCCGAGGTCGAGGCCGCCACCTACGCGCGCGGTTCGGAGGACATGCCCAAGCGCAACGTCGTGGAGGACCTCAAGGCCACCGACGAACTCATGAAGCGCGGCCTGACCGGGGTCGATGTCGTCAAGGCCCTCAGCCGTGCGGGATTCGACGATGTCGCGCACTCGGTGTACAACCTGCTGCGCCAGCGCGTCGCCGGTGACTACCTGCACACCGCGGCCATCTTCGACGAGAACTTCCACGTGATGAGCTCGGTCAACTACCCCAACGACTACCAGGGGCCGAAGACCGGCTACCAGATCAGCGAGGAGCGGTGGACCAAGTTGAAGACCATCCGCCAAGCGATCAGCCCTGAGAGCATCTGA
- the eutJ gene encoding ethanolamine utilization protein EutJ, translating to MPPTIRSSAAAEAGIRRFADLVRTGEVDEPSGEPRLGVDLGTANIVVSVVDAGNRPVAGGWVHSTVVRDGVVVDWAGATSAVRSLTDDVESRLGHHFTSASVSIPPGISAGDIQVFRNVVGAVGLDVDEVVDEPVAAARALGITDGCVIDIGHGTTGVSVLVGGRTVLSVDEATGGHHMTLVLAGANRIGYDEAETLKKDPDRQREVIGTIRPTLERMATIAVNALGDREVPVVYLVGGSSSFSNAPEVFADRLGRPVVRPAEPLFVTPLGIPMTEFANDRN from the coding sequence ATGCCACCGACGATCCGGAGCTCCGCGGCCGCGGAGGCGGGAATCCGCCGCTTCGCGGACCTCGTGCGCACCGGCGAGGTCGACGAGCCCAGCGGCGAGCCACGACTGGGCGTCGACCTGGGCACGGCGAACATCGTCGTCTCGGTGGTGGACGCCGGCAACCGCCCGGTCGCCGGCGGGTGGGTGCACTCCACCGTGGTGAGGGACGGCGTGGTGGTCGACTGGGCAGGCGCCACGTCCGCGGTGCGGAGCCTCACCGACGACGTCGAGTCGCGCCTGGGACATCACTTCACGTCGGCCTCGGTCTCGATCCCGCCGGGCATCAGCGCGGGCGACATCCAGGTCTTCCGCAACGTCGTCGGCGCGGTCGGCCTCGATGTGGACGAGGTCGTCGACGAGCCGGTGGCAGCCGCCCGAGCCCTGGGCATAACCGACGGCTGCGTGATCGACATAGGCCACGGCACCACCGGGGTCTCCGTGCTCGTCGGGGGACGCACGGTGCTCTCGGTGGACGAGGCCACCGGCGGCCACCACATGACGCTCGTTCTGGCCGGTGCCAACCGGATCGGCTACGACGAGGCCGAGACCCTGAAGAAGGATCCCGACCGGCAACGCGAGGTGATCGGGACGATCCGGCCGACGCTCGAGCGCATGGCCACCATCGCCGTCAACGCGCTGGGCGATCGCGAAGTACCGGTCGTCTACCTGGTCGGGGGGTCGAGTTCCTTCTCCAACGCACCGGAGGTCTTCGCCGACCGGCTCGGACGCCCTGTGGTGCGTCCGGCCGAACCCCTTTTCGTCACTCCCCTGGGCATTCCAATGACGGAGTTCGCCAATGACCGAAACTGA
- a CDS encoding glycerol dehydratase reactivase beta/small subunit family protein, with protein MSEQRPTVCVRVHDAVSDAQIAEVLHGLEEEGVPAEVSRHTELSPLTLAHDASRQSRLGVGIGASLDYLVITTEKLPVEQPYLALTLNRSADSDRAAGANAARLVKRMPLLDLAN; from the coding sequence ATGAGTGAACAACGACCGACCGTCTGCGTCCGGGTGCACGACGCCGTGTCGGACGCGCAGATCGCCGAGGTGCTCCACGGCCTCGAGGAGGAGGGTGTGCCCGCCGAGGTCAGTCGGCACACCGAACTCAGCCCCCTGACGCTCGCGCACGATGCGAGCCGTCAGTCGAGGCTGGGCGTCGGGATCGGGGCCAGCCTCGACTACCTGGTGATCACCACCGAGAAGCTACCGGTCGAACAGCCCTACCTCGCCCTCACGCTGAACCGCTCCGCGGACTCCGATCGGGCCGCGGGTGCCAACGCGGCTCGACTGGTCAAACGAATGCCCCTGCTCGACCTGGCGAATTGA
- a CDS encoding diol dehydratase reactivase subunit alpha, giving the protein MTLIAGIDIGNATTEVALAEFSAGTTPVFLASSIVPTTGIKGTPQNTQGIFQALTVALDSAGRAVADLDLIRINEAAPVIGDVAMETISETIITESTMIGHNPGTPGGLGIGVGTTILIDDLDAARPGEPHIVVADRSHGFEDVAARINASDDRLRITGAILQRDDGVLVHNRLKHKIPIVDEVALIDKVPIGMLAAIEVAGVGRIVDTLSNPYGIATLFGLSPDETASVVPMARALVGNRSAVVIKTPKGDVTERRIPAGSLQFIGERTAEIDVDRGADEIMRVAGSVGTIRNIQGEPGTNIGGMLEKVRVVMGRLTDRDPAGIEVTDLLAVDTQVPQQVTGGLAGEFSLEAAVGIAAMVRADHLQMKRIADDMAAQFGIPVEVGGVEADMAVRGALTTPGTSVPIAILDMGAGSTDASVLRSDGVAHSIHLAGAGNMVTLLIKSELGLESEEDAENIKRYPLARVETLFNIRHEDGTVEFFDTPLPPHVFARTVVLHPDGMIPLPLRQPLEVIRQVRIHAKERVFVTNAIRALAAVSPTSNVRDIAHVVLVGGSALDFEIPQLVTKALAEYRVVAGRANIRGSEGPRNAVATGLVLAWGNSHE; this is encoded by the coding sequence ATGACCTTGATAGCTGGTATCGACATCGGTAACGCCACCACCGAAGTGGCGCTCGCGGAGTTCTCCGCGGGCACCACTCCGGTGTTCCTGGCGTCGTCCATCGTGCCCACGACCGGCATCAAGGGCACCCCGCAGAACACCCAGGGGATCTTCCAGGCGCTGACTGTGGCCCTGGACTCCGCCGGGCGCGCTGTGGCCGATCTCGACCTCATCCGGATCAACGAGGCCGCTCCGGTCATCGGGGACGTGGCCATGGAGACGATCTCGGAGACCATCATCACCGAGTCGACCATGATCGGCCACAACCCCGGCACCCCGGGCGGCCTCGGGATCGGGGTGGGCACCACGATCCTGATCGACGACCTGGACGCCGCGCGGCCGGGTGAGCCCCACATCGTGGTGGCCGACCGATCGCACGGCTTCGAGGACGTCGCGGCGCGCATCAACGCCTCGGACGATCGCCTCCGGATCACCGGCGCGATCCTGCAGCGCGACGACGGGGTGCTCGTCCACAACCGTCTGAAGCACAAGATACCGATCGTCGACGAGGTGGCCCTGATCGACAAGGTGCCGATCGGTATGCTCGCCGCCATCGAGGTGGCCGGCGTCGGCCGCATCGTCGACACCTTGTCCAATCCCTACGGCATCGCCACGCTGTTCGGTCTCAGCCCCGACGAGACCGCCTCGGTGGTGCCGATGGCCCGCGCGCTGGTCGGCAACCGCTCCGCGGTGGTCATCAAGACCCCGAAGGGCGATGTCACCGAGCGGCGCATCCCCGCAGGCAGCCTGCAGTTCATCGGCGAACGCACCGCGGAGATCGATGTCGACCGCGGCGCCGACGAGATCATGCGTGTGGCCGGATCGGTCGGGACGATCCGCAACATCCAGGGCGAACCCGGCACCAACATCGGCGGGATGCTCGAGAAGGTGCGCGTGGTCATGGGCCGGCTCACCGACCGCGACCCGGCCGGGATCGAGGTCACCGACCTGCTCGCCGTCGACACCCAGGTGCCTCAGCAGGTCACCGGTGGTCTGGCAGGCGAGTTCTCGCTGGAAGCCGCGGTAGGGATCGCGGCGATGGTCAGGGCCGACCACCTGCAGATGAAACGCATCGCCGACGACATGGCCGCCCAGTTCGGCATCCCGGTCGAGGTCGGTGGGGTGGAGGCCGACATGGCCGTGCGCGGCGCGCTCACCACACCGGGCACCTCGGTGCCCATCGCGATCCTCGACATGGGGGCCGGCTCCACGGACGCGTCGGTCCTGCGCTCCGACGGCGTCGCGCACTCGATCCACCTGGCGGGAGCCGGGAACATGGTCACTCTGCTGATCAAGTCCGAGTTGGGCCTCGAAAGCGAGGAGGACGCCGAGAACATCAAGCGTTACCCGCTGGCCCGCGTCGAGACCTTGTTCAACATCCGCCACGAGGACGGCACCGTGGAGTTCTTCGACACACCCCTGCCGCCCCACGTCTTCGCCCGCACCGTCGTGCTCCACCCCGACGGCATGATTCCCCTGCCGCTGCGGCAACCGCTGGAGGTGATCCGGCAGGTACGGATCCATGCCAAGGAGCGCGTCTTCGTCACGAACGCGATCCGTGCCCTGGCCGCGGTGAGTCCCACCAGCAACGTGCGCGACATCGCCCACGTCGTGCTGGTCGGCGGGTCGGCACTCGACTTCGAGATCCCGCAGCTGGTCACCAAGGCGCTCGCCGAGTACCGGGTGGTGGCCGGGCGCGCGAACATCCGAGGTTCGGAGGGTCCCCGCAACGCCGTGGCGACCGGCCTCGTCCTGGCATGGGGGAACAGCCATGAGTGA
- a CDS encoding cob(I)yrinic acid a,c-diamide adenosyltransferase: protein MPNVYTRTGDKGTTGLFGGSRVSKQDVAVEAYGTVDEANSSIGEAKALSPDEATREALHGIQQRLFMLAAELASDEKGREQLTGTITGADISSLETLIDRCLAETGPQRAFVIPGRDVPSAALHRARTVTRRAERRVLTMAETRPVRPEVVRYLNRLSDALYALARLAEHRHDLAGLEQLVREAVTRALGAQDDGPAPGYDIARYDLSVLKQMAEAAEAKAAELAVPVVFAGVDAGGHLVLLHRMADSLLGSLDLAMNKAYTAAAFKQPTADLKDPSTPSGELHGIQNSNNGRVVVFGGGLPVFVDGRIAGGIGVSGGTVEQDVRIVTHAFSTVRKAR, encoded by the coding sequence ATGCCGAACGTCTACACGCGCACCGGCGACAAGGGCACGACAGGCCTGTTCGGCGGTTCGCGCGTCTCGAAGCAGGATGTGGCGGTGGAAGCCTACGGCACCGTGGACGAGGCCAACTCGTCCATCGGGGAGGCCAAGGCGCTGTCGCCCGACGAGGCGACCCGTGAGGCACTGCACGGCATCCAGCAGCGCCTGTTCATGCTCGCCGCCGAACTGGCGAGCGACGAAAAGGGACGCGAGCAGCTCACCGGCACCATCACCGGGGCCGACATCTCGAGCCTGGAGACCCTGATCGACCGCTGCCTGGCCGAGACAGGCCCCCAACGGGCGTTCGTCATCCCCGGCCGGGACGTGCCCTCGGCGGCACTCCACCGGGCCCGCACCGTGACGCGGCGAGCGGAGCGTCGGGTGCTGACCATGGCCGAGACGCGGCCGGTGCGTCCCGAGGTCGTCCGGTATCTCAACCGGCTGTCGGACGCCCTGTACGCGCTCGCGCGGCTGGCCGAACACCGCCATGACCTGGCCGGACTCGAACAACTCGTGCGCGAGGCGGTCACGCGGGCGCTGGGCGCGCAGGACGACGGCCCGGCCCCCGGCTACGACATCGCCCGATACGACCTCAGCGTGCTCAAGCAGATGGCCGAGGCTGCTGAAGCCAAGGCCGCCGAACTCGCCGTCCCGGTCGTCTTCGCGGGCGTGGACGCCGGAGGTCACCTGGTGCTGCTGCACCGGATGGCCGACTCGCTGCTGGGCAGCCTCGATCTCGCCATGAACAAGGCCTACACGGCGGCCGCCTTCAAGCAGCCGACCGCCGACCTCAAGGACCCGTCGACGCCGTCGGGTGAGCTCCACGGCATCCAGAACTCCAACAACGGCCGTGTGGTCGTGTTCGGGGGCGGGTTGCCGGTCTTCGTGGACGGTCGGATCGCCGGTGGGATCGGCGTCTCCGGAGGAACCGTCGAACAAGACGTCCGCATAGTCACGCACGCATTCTCCACAGTTCGGAAGGCGAGGTAG
- a CDS encoding BMC domain-containing protein, producing MNLSLGTIEVYGLPAALEAADAACKSADVTLIGYEATDGLGMVCVKIEGQVSAVQSAIAAARAAAGQVTRVFATSVIPRPSDQLTPVVDTDVTVGRGASPSATPLQSKPAPRPARTAAPEPEAATEPATVDQPPTTPEPLVEAAATSAAQTPADGESAEPVAQVELIEQAAPAEPVSAADVAEPAAPAEPAKPTRRGRHTNPPHTAKK from the coding sequence ATGAATCTGAGCCTCGGCACCATCGAGGTGTACGGCCTTCCAGCAGCACTGGAGGCTGCTGACGCGGCCTGCAAGAGCGCCGACGTGACGCTGATCGGTTATGAGGCCACCGACGGCCTCGGGATGGTGTGCGTCAAGATCGAGGGCCAGGTGTCCGCGGTCCAGTCGGCCATCGCCGCCGCGAGGGCCGCCGCAGGCCAGGTGACCAGGGTCTTCGCGACCTCGGTCATCCCCCGCCCCAGCGACCAACTCACCCCCGTGGTGGACACCGACGTGACCGTCGGACGGGGGGCCTCTCCCTCGGCCACCCCGCTGCAGTCCAAGCCCGCGCCTCGTCCGGCCCGGACCGCCGCTCCCGAGCCGGAGGCGGCGACCGAGCCCGCGACCGTCGATCAGCCGCCGACCACCCCGGAACCGCTGGTGGAGGCGGCCGCCACCAGCGCCGCGCAGACTCCGGCCGACGGGGAGTCCGCCGAGCCGGTCGCCCAGGTCGAGTTGATCGAGCAGGCGGCTCCGGCCGAGCCGGTCTCCGCCGCCGATGTGGCTGAACCGGCCGCTCCGGCCGAGCCCGCCAAGCCCACTCGCCGGGGCAGGCACACCAATCCACCGCACACCGCCAAGAAGTAA
- a CDS encoding EutN/CcmL family microcompartment protein → MFLAKVRGTVVSTSKDERLVGFKLMVVQRIGVDDEFIGMPEVAVDTVGAGIGATVIITKGSSARFAASRSDSPIDSTIVGIVDTVEIGR, encoded by the coding sequence ATGTTCTTGGCGAAGGTGCGCGGGACAGTCGTCTCGACGAGCAAGGACGAGCGGCTGGTCGGCTTCAAGCTCATGGTCGTCCAGCGGATCGGGGTCGACGACGAGTTCATCGGCATGCCCGAGGTGGCCGTCGACACGGTCGGCGCCGGCATCGGTGCGACCGTGATCATCACCAAGGGCAGTTCCGCGCGGTTCGCCGCCTCCAGGTCGGACTCCCCCATCGACTCGACCATCGTCGGCATCGTCGACACCGTGGAGATCGGGCGATAG
- a CDS encoding diol dehydratase small subunit, producing the protein MESEELIRHVMAEVMAKLGTNQATPTTSGNTTNSNSTPAGGTVDASSYPLSEKIPDRISSASGKKLSDFSFDKLKSGELTAADFRIAPETLKLQAEVADSVGRESLGRNMRRAAELIKVPDDELLDVYNSLRPYRSTKAELYKIADKLESDYGCTVNAAFIREAADVYEKRGRLKSE; encoded by the coding sequence ATGGAATCAGAGGAACTGATCCGCCATGTCATGGCCGAAGTGATGGCCAAGCTTGGTACCAACCAGGCGACCCCCACCACCAGCGGCAACACAACGAACTCGAACAGCACACCGGCTGGCGGCACCGTGGACGCTTCCAGCTACCCGCTGTCCGAGAAGATCCCCGACCGGATCTCGTCGGCGTCCGGCAAGAAACTCTCCGACTTCTCCTTCGACAAGCTGAAGAGCGGCGAGTTGACGGCGGCCGACTTCCGGATCGCGCCGGAGACGCTGAAGCTGCAGGCCGAAGTGGCCGACTCGGTGGGACGCGAGTCGCTGGGACGCAACATGCGCCGTGCCGCCGAGTTGATCAAGGTACCCGACGACGAGTTGCTGGACGTCTACAACTCCCTGCGTCCGTACCGCTCCACCAAGGCGGAGCTGTACAAGATCGCCGACAAGCTGGAGTCGGACTACGGCTGCACTGTCAACGCCGCGTTCATCCGCGAGGCGGCTGACGTCTACGAGAAGCGGGGACGCCTGAAGAGCGAGTGA